One genomic window of Camelina sativa cultivar DH55 chromosome 5, Cs, whole genome shotgun sequence includes the following:
- the LOC104787297 gene encoding uncharacterized protein LOC104787297 codes for MESASTSHKRKKIDEHTKKNKKRQHARDKNVENKMEEKRSGSEDNFGVFEFPWMKESMISNSLDWSLPESLFPVLDDGNEMFEEINDVRWPVKRVSNYRLEFEAFECLWTSISD; via the coding sequence ATGGAGAGTGCATCTACAAGCCATAAACGCAAGAAAATTGATGAGCAtacaaagaagaacaagaagagacaACACGCAAGAGACAAAAATGTAGAAAACAAGATGGAAGAGAAAAGAAGTGGGAGTGAGGATAATTTTGGAGTTTTCGAGTTCCCGTGGATGAAGGAGAGTATGATCTCAAACTCACTTGATTGGAGTCTACCAGAATCTCTTTTTCCTGTCTTAGATGATGGCAATGAGATGTTTGAAGAGATTAATGATGTGAGATGGCCAGTTAAACGGGTTAGTAATTATAGGTTGGAGTTTGAGGCCTTTGAATGCCTATGGACTTCTATTTCGGATTAG